Proteins co-encoded in one Chaetodon auriga isolate fChaAug3 chromosome 9, fChaAug3.hap1, whole genome shotgun sequence genomic window:
- the lman2 gene encoding vesicular integral-membrane protein VIP36 isoform X1, with product MGNSRAFRRTALAFLTFELCLVCCDITDGNTEHLKREHSLMKPYQGVGSSPTSQWDFWGSTLVTSSYVRLTPDERSKQGSIWNTVPCHLKDWEMHVQFKVHGSGKKNLHGDGIAIWYTKDRLHPGPVFGNQDQFLGLAIFLDTFRNDLHGMDRSFPYISAMVNNGSVSYDHGKDGRSSELGGCSAEIRNREHDTYLAIRYSKGRLTVMVDVDDKNEWKECIDIGGVRLPTGYFFGASAATGDLSDNHDIISMKLYQLMVEHTPEEENLDWTKIEPSVSLLKSPKDNIDDPTGNFRGTPLTGWKVFLLLLCALLGIVVCAVVGAVVFQKRQERNKRFY from the exons ATGGGTAACTCTAGAGCTTTTCGGAGGACAGCACTTGCCTTCCTGACATTCGAGTTGTGTCTGGTGTGCTGTGATATAACGGACGGAAACACAGAACATCTGAAGAGGGAGCACTCGTTAATGAAACCTTACCAAG GTGTTGGCAGCAGCCCTACCAGTCAGTGGGACTTCTGGGGAAGCACATTGGTGACGAGCTCGTACGTCCGACTCACTCCAGATGAGAGAAGCAAGCAGGGATCCATCTGGAACACTGTG CCGTGTCACCTGAAGGACTGGGAGATGCACGTGCAGTTTAAGGTTCATGGGTCAGGAAAGAAGAATCTCCATGGAGATGGCATTGCGATCTGGTACACAAAGGACAGACTGCACCCAG GCCCTGTGTTTGGAAACCAAGATCAGTTTCTTGGCCTGGCTATTTTTTTGGATACCTTCCGCAATGACCTCCATGGAATGGAT CGTTCCTTCCCGTACATTTCAGCCATGGTGAACAATGGCTCAGTGAGTTACGACCACGGCAAAGATGGCCGATCGTCAGAACTGGGAGGCTGCTCGGCTGAGATCAGGAACAGAGAGCACGACACGTACCTCGCCATTCGCTACTCCAAAGGAAGACTCACT GTGATGGTTGATGTGGATGACAAGAACGAGTGGAAGGAGTGCATCGACATCGGAGGCGTCCGTCTTCCTACCGGATATTTCTTTGGTGcctcagcagctacaggagATCTATCTG ATAACCATGACATCATCTCCATGAAGCTCTACCAGCTGATGGTAGAACACACGCCTGAAGAGGAGAACCTGGACTGGACCAAGATCGAGCCCAGCGTCAGCCTCCTCAAGTCCCCTAAAG ACAACATTGACGATCCTACCGGAAACTTCCGAGGCACGCCCCTCACTGGCTGGAAggtcttcctgctgctgctgtgtgctctgcTGGGAATCGTAGTGTGCGCTGTGGTGGGAGCTGTAGTTTTCCAGAAGCGACAGGAGAGGAACAAGAGGTTTtactga
- the lman2 gene encoding vesicular integral-membrane protein VIP36 isoform X2, producing MGNSRAFRRTALAFLTFELCLVCCDITDGNTEHLKREHSLMKPYQGVGSSPTSQWDFWGSTLVTSSYVRLTPDERSKQGSIWNTVPCHLKDWEMHVQFKVHGSGKKNLHGDGIAIWYTKDRLHPGPVFSNNALFHGLAVFIDTYSNDDATDRSFPYISAMVNNGSVSYDHGKDGRSSELGGCSAEIRNREHDTYLAIRYSKGRLTVMVDVDDKNEWKECIDIGGVRLPTGYFFGASAATGDLSDNHDIISMKLYQLMVEHTPEEENLDWTKIEPSVSLLKSPKDNIDDPTGNFRGTPLTGWKVFLLLLCALLGIVVCAVVGAVVFQKRQERNKRFY from the exons ATGGGTAACTCTAGAGCTTTTCGGAGGACAGCACTTGCCTTCCTGACATTCGAGTTGTGTCTGGTGTGCTGTGATATAACGGACGGAAACACAGAACATCTGAAGAGGGAGCACTCGTTAATGAAACCTTACCAAG GTGTTGGCAGCAGCCCTACCAGTCAGTGGGACTTCTGGGGAAGCACATTGGTGACGAGCTCGTACGTCCGACTCACTCCAGATGAGAGAAGCAAGCAGGGATCCATCTGGAACACTGTG CCGTGTCACCTGAAGGACTGGGAGATGCACGTGCAGTTTAAGGTTCATGGGTCAGGAAAGAAGAATCTCCATGGAGATGGCATTGCGATCTGGTACACAAAGGACAGACTGCACCCAG GGCCTGTCTTTTCCAACAATGCTCTCTTCCACGGGCTGGCCGTGTTTATAGATACTTACTCTAACGATGATGCGACGGAT CGTTCCTTCCCGTACATTTCAGCCATGGTGAACAATGGCTCAGTGAGTTACGACCACGGCAAAGATGGCCGATCGTCAGAACTGGGAGGCTGCTCGGCTGAGATCAGGAACAGAGAGCACGACACGTACCTCGCCATTCGCTACTCCAAAGGAAGACTCACT GTGATGGTTGATGTGGATGACAAGAACGAGTGGAAGGAGTGCATCGACATCGGAGGCGTCCGTCTTCCTACCGGATATTTCTTTGGTGcctcagcagctacaggagATCTATCTG ATAACCATGACATCATCTCCATGAAGCTCTACCAGCTGATGGTAGAACACACGCCTGAAGAGGAGAACCTGGACTGGACCAAGATCGAGCCCAGCGTCAGCCTCCTCAAGTCCCCTAAAG ACAACATTGACGATCCTACCGGAAACTTCCGAGGCACGCCCCTCACTGGCTGGAAggtcttcctgctgctgctgtgtgctctgcTGGGAATCGTAGTGTGCGCTGTGGTGGGAGCTGTAGTTTTCCAGAAGCGACAGGAGAGGAACAAGAGGTTTtactga